The following are encoded in a window of Platichthys flesus chromosome 11, fPlaFle2.1, whole genome shotgun sequence genomic DNA:
- the acbd7 gene encoding acyl-CoA-binding domain-containing protein 7 — protein MSNQAEFEQMAEDVKKVKTKPSDQELLELYGLYKQSTVGDVNIDQPGMFDMKGKAKWNAWNSRKGMSKDDAMSAYITIAKGIISK, from the exons ATGTCTAACCAG GCTGAGTTTGAGCAGATGGCCGAGGACGTGAAGAAGGTGAAGACGAAGCCCTCCgaccaggagctgctggagctgtatGGGCTTTATAAGCAGTCGACGGTTGGAGACGTTAACATCG ATCAACCAGGGATGTTTGACATGAAAGGAAAAGCCAAGTGGAACGCCTGGAACTCCAGGAAAG GAATGTCCAAGGACGATGCCATGTCAGCCTACATCACCATCGCAAAGGGAATCATCAGCAAATAA
- the rpp38 gene encoding ribonuclease P protein subunit p38: protein MATQKKLGKKELKRPPPGKTSLASPFNPTWSPLPQEDMQFILLTLKDKLFSMGLEKKEVKIFRPWRKKKKEQESAAAAAAAAATPELVAAAAAETPEPVAQVQDSSKNGWTDVAARRQLAIGINEVTKALERNELRLVLVCKSVKPNHMTSHLIPLSATRGVPACQVPRLSQSVSEPLGLKSVLALGFRRCASRDKDIFTDTVEAIKPRVPSLNIAWLPGAAPPGGAAAVTPDDPADMEDEAPAGEKGGQKRKLESETEAVTESPSSWTLQRLIVKRVVANPAKKKKKK from the coding sequence ATGGCCACTCAAAAGAAGCTGGGGAAAAAGGAACTCAAAAGGCCGCCTCCAGGTAAGACCTCCCTCGCCTCACCCTTCAACCCAACATGGAGCCCACTCCCCCAAGAGGACATGCAGTTCATCCTGCTGACCCTGAAGGACAAGCTGTTCTCCATGGGCCTTGAGAAGAAAGAGGTGAAAATATTTCGCccatggaggaagaagaagaaggagcaggaatctgctgctgctgctgctgccgccgccgcaaCACCGGAGCTcgtcgctgctgctgccgctgaaACACCGGAGCCCGTCGCCCAGGTGCAGGATTCTTCTAAAAACGGCTGGACAGATGTGGCGGCCCGACGACAGCTGGCCATTGGCATCAACGAGGTCACCAAGGCTCTGGAGAGAAATGAGCTCAGATTGGTGTTGGTGTGTAAGTCCGTCAAACCCAATCACATGACAAGTCACCTGATCCCTCTGAGTGCAACGCGAGGAGTGCCGGCGTGCCAGGTTCCCCGGCTGAGCCAGAGCGTGTCGGAGCCGCTGGGGCTGAAAAGTGTCCTGGCACTGGGATTCAGACGCTGTGCCTCCCGTGACAAGGACATCTTCACCGACACCGTTGAGGCCATAAAACCCAGAGTGCCTTCACTGAACATTGCATGGCTACCGGGTGCAGCTCCACCCGGTGGTGCAGCCGCTGTGACTCCTGACGACCCTGCAGACATGGAGGATGAGGCGCCGGCTGGAGAGAAGGGAGGCCAGAAAAGAAAACTGGAGAGTGAGACTGAGGCGGTGACAgagtctccctcctcctggacTCTGCAGCGGCTCATAGTGAAGAGAGTAGTTGCTAATcctgcaaagaaaaagaaaaaaaagtag
- the crot gene encoding peroxisomal carnitine O-octanoyltransferase, protein MANLLSESQAERTFQYQSVLPPLPVPTLESSLSMYLDAVHPFASEKEFKATVDIVRKFQEGVGKELHQKLLQRARTKKNWLEEWWLDAAYLEVRIPSQLNVNFGGPAPYLEHWWPPAEGVYLQRASISTWHALQYWDLIRTEKLAPQKVGKTALDMDQFRMLFCTCKVPGEKKDTIRNYFKTEREGPCPSHLVVMCRGRIFTFDALSDGQILTPPELFRQLRYVKERCEGEPEGDGVAVLTSEERTRWAKAREHLISIDPHNNTILETIQSSLFIISLDETKPYSTPENYTNMTQEALKGDPTIRWGDKSYNSICFSDGTFGSTCDHAPYDAMVLVSLCWYVDQQIKATEGEWKGSDSVRSMPLPEEMVFTVDEKVLSDISQAKQQYLETAQDLQIVCYAFTAFGKAAIKQRKLHPDTFVQLAMQLAYYRMHKRPGSCYETAMTRKFYHGRTETMRPCTQEAVNWCRAMIDPSCDVISNRKAMLLAFDRHNKLMAEAQNGNGFDRHLLGLYLIAKEEGGPIPELFMDPLYTTSGGGGNFVLSSSLVGYTTILGAVAPMVHQGYGFFYRIRDDRIVISISAWNSYRPTDASTLFNHFTSYLHQMLHLATTSQL, encoded by the exons ATGGCTAATCTGTTGTCAGAGTCTCAGGCGGAGCGGACCTTCCAGTACCAGAGCGTCCTGCCTCCCCTGCCTGTACCAACACTAGAGAGCAGCCTTTCCATGTACCTGGATGCTG TTCATCCATTTGCCTCTGAGAAAGAGTTTAAGGCGACCGTGGACATTGTGAGGAAATTCCAAGAGGGTGTTGGTAAAGAGCTGCACCAGAAACTACTGCAGAGAGCCAGGACGAAGAAGAACTGG TTGGAAGAATGGTGGTTAGACGCAGCGTACCTGGAGGTCCGCATCCCCTCTCAGCTGAATGTGAACTTTGGAGGCCCGGCGCCGTACCTCGAGCACTGGTGGCCTCCTGCAGAGGGAGTTTACCTGCAGAGGGCCAGTATAAGCACATGGCACGCACTACAGTACTGGGACCTGATCCGCAC CGAGAAGCTGGCTCCTCAGAAAGTTGGAAAAACGGCATTAGATATGGATCAGTTCCGAATGCTGTTCTGCACCTGCAAAGTGCCCGGAGAAAAGAAGGACACCATCCGTAACTACTTCAAGACAG AGCGTGAGGGTCCGTGCCCCTCCCACTTAGTTGTGATGTGTCGTGGACGGATCTTCACATTTGATGCACTGTCTGATGGACAAATCCTCACTCCTCCAGAACTTTTCAG GCAGCTGAGATATGTGAAGGAGCGCTGTGAGGGAGAGCCAGAGGGAGACGGAGTCGCTGTTCTCACCTCAGAGGAGAGGACTCGCTGGGCGAAG GCCAGAGAGCATCTAATAAGCATTGATCCTCACAATAACACCATCCTGGAAACCATTCAGAGCAGCCTGTTCATCATATCTCTGGACGAGACCAAACCCTACTCCACTCCAGAGAACTACACAAAT ATGACCCAGGAAGCACTTAAAGGAGACCCCACAATCCGCTGGGGAGACAAGTCGTACAATTCAATCTGCTTCTCAGACGGCACTTTTGGATCCACCTGTGAT CATGCCCCATATGATGCCATGGTCCTGGTGTCTCTGTGTTGGTATGTGGACCAACAAATCAAAGCCACAGAAGGCGAATGGAAG GGGTCAGACTCAGTCAGGTCCATGCCCCTTCCTGAGGAGATGGTTTTTACTGTGGACGAGAAAGTCCTCAGTGACATCAGCCAGGCCAAGCAGCAGTACCTGGAGACT GCACAGGACCTGCAGATTGTGTGTTACGCCTTCACTGCATTTGGAAAAGCAGCCATCAAACAGAGGAAGCTGCATCCTGACACCTTTGTTCAACTGGCGATGCAGTTGGCCTATTACAGAATGCACAAAAG GCCCGGTAGCTGCTATGAGACAGCAATGACCCGCAAGTTCTACCACGGCAGGACGGAGACGATGAGACCCTGCACCCAGGAGGCTGTGAACTGGTGTCGAGCCATGATCGACCCCTCATGTgat GTTATTAGCAATAGGAAAGCCATGCTGCTGGCCTTCGATCGACACAACAAGCTAATGGCGGAGGCCCAGAATGGAAATG GTTTCGACAGGCATCTGCTCGGCCTGTATCTTATTGCTAAAGAGGAGGGAGGTCCCATCCCAGAGCTCTTCATGGATCCCCTCTACACAACGAG tggtggtggtggtaacTTTGTGCTGTCGTCCAGTCTGGTGGGCTACACCACAATTCTGGGGGCTGTGGCTCCCATGGTGCACCAGGGCTACGGCTTCTTTTACCGCATTAGAGacgacag GATTGTGATCTCCATCTCAGCGTGGAACTCTTACCGCCCGACAGACGCTTCGACCCTTTTTAACCACTTCACCAGCTACCTGCACCAGATGCTTCACCTGGCCACCACATCTCAGCTTTAA